The following proteins are co-located in the Haloarcula marismortui ATCC 43049 genome:
- a CDS encoding metal-dependent hydrolase: MMLPTHAIAGLAIATPLLVLAPDHAAVALAGGLVGGVLPDLDLYSGHRRTLHYPSGYTLAVVPAAGFAAILQTPLLIALTFVLMGAALHCRMDRYGGGLELRPWEATSERAVYDHVRGRWRPPKRWIQYDGAPADVGLMVLAGAPLFVVLDGPFRWVVAAALLTGATYGLLRRRLAALAPVVFGNVPDSIAAHVPDRYRQ, translated from the coding sequence ATGATGCTGCCGACGCATGCGATAGCGGGGCTCGCCATTGCGACACCGCTGCTCGTCCTTGCGCCAGACCACGCCGCTGTAGCGCTCGCTGGCGGCCTCGTCGGTGGCGTTCTTCCCGACCTCGACCTGTACTCGGGCCATCGGCGCACGCTGCATTACCCCAGCGGGTACACACTCGCGGTTGTCCCGGCTGCTGGGTTCGCCGCCATCCTCCAGACACCGCTGCTCATTGCGCTCACCTTCGTTCTGATGGGCGCTGCACTCCACTGCCGGATGGACCGGTACGGCGGCGGCCTCGAACTCCGTCCGTGGGAGGCCACATCCGAACGTGCCGTGTACGACCACGTTCGTGGGCGGTGGCGGCCGCCGAAGCGATGGATACAGTACGACGGTGCGCCCGCCGACGTGGGACTGATGGTACTTGCAGGTGCACCACTATTCGTCGTGCTTGACGGGCCGTTCCGGTGGGTCGTCGCCGCAGCCCTCCTCACTGGCGCGACCTACGGGCTCCTGCGTCGTCGACTGGCAGCCCTGGCCCCGGTCGTGTTCGGGAACGTTCCCGACTCGATTGCAGCCCACGTTCCGGACCGCTACCGGCAGTAA
- a CDS encoding 50S ribosomal protein L37ae — translation MWPLGGQQTTMASKSGKTGSSGRFGARYGRVSRRRVAEIESEMNEDHACPNCGEDRVDRQGTGIWQCSYCDYKFTGGSYKPETPGGKTVRRSIRAALSEDEE, via the coding sequence ATGTGGCCGCTCGGCGGACAACAGACCACTATGGCTAGCAAGAGCGGAAAGACCGGCAGCTCGGGCCGTTTCGGCGCTCGCTACGGTCGCGTGTCCCGACGCCGCGTTGCGGAGATCGAATCGGAGATGAACGAGGACCACGCCTGTCCGAACTGCGGCGAAGACCGCGTTGACCGTCAGGGCACGGGCATCTGGCAGTGCAGCTACTGTGACTACAAGTTCACCGGCGGCAGCTACAAGCCGGAAACGCCTGGCGGCAAGACTGTTCGACGCTCCATTCGGGCCGCACTGTCCGAAGACGAGGAGTAA
- a CDS encoding KEOPS complex subunit Pcc1 gives MTAPHQTRLTAEYSSADRARAIEQSIRPEINDIEGDRTTARLSRDGQRVELTVAASDLVALRAGINTWLTLRGVAENALVGRK, from the coding sequence ATGACTGCACCACATCAGACCCGCCTGACCGCCGAGTACAGCAGCGCCGACCGGGCTCGCGCCATTGAGCAGAGCATCCGTCCCGAAATCAACGATATCGAGGGCGACCGGACGACGGCGCGGCTCAGTCGGGACGGACAGCGGGTCGAACTCACTGTTGCGGCGTCTGACCTCGTTGCACTGCGGGCGGGTATCAACACGTGGCTGACGCTTCGCGGCGTTGCTGAGAACGCTCTGGTGGGACGGAAGTGA
- a CDS encoding DNA-directed RNA polymerase subunit P: MSYKCSRCKRDVTLDEYGGVRCPYCGHRVLLKERSPDVKEINVN, encoded by the coding sequence ATGAGCTACAAGTGTTCACGCTGTAAGCGCGACGTGACGCTGGACGAGTACGGCGGCGTCCGCTGCCCGTACTGCGGACACCGCGTCCTGCTGAAGGAGCGGTCGCCCGACGTCAAAGAGATCAACGTCAACTGA